From the Planctomycetota bacterium genome, one window contains:
- a CDS encoding HD domain-containing protein encodes MTTKTPAVVALSAMENGQEADLFALLTSKEELTTRDGKPYFKVGFRDADRQVSFPIWNDSSWAEDCRNNWVPGTFYKLRAVYKESNYGPQLEVRKIRPVCDADTADGFDPKQFLPHSRFDADEMFDELVSIAKERITNKPLKKLVLGLLNDNREALVSLPAATRNHHCYIAGYLEHVLSVTRTAVYFADKYDEYYADMQPRLDKGLVAAGAILHDIGKLREIAWQPGGAEYTASGTLVGHILQGRDIIREAAAAQAADGAPVDAETLLRLEHVIVSHQSRPEWGSPKPPSTPEALLVHYADDVDAKYHMIYVALRDEPNNGPITSTKNQLHQKLYRGGGVE; translated from the coding sequence ATGACTACTAAAACTCCCGCGGTCGTGGCGCTGTCGGCAATGGAAAACGGCCAAGAGGCCGATCTGTTCGCGCTATTGACCTCGAAAGAAGAATTGACCACGCGCGACGGCAAGCCGTACTTCAAGGTCGGCTTTCGCGACGCCGATCGGCAGGTGTCGTTTCCGATTTGGAACGACTCGTCCTGGGCCGAAGACTGCCGGAACAATTGGGTGCCCGGCACGTTCTACAAGCTGCGCGCGGTGTACAAGGAATCGAACTACGGGCCGCAGCTCGAGGTTCGCAAAATCCGCCCGGTCTGCGACGCCGACACGGCCGACGGCTTCGACCCCAAGCAGTTCCTGCCCCACTCGCGGTTCGACGCCGACGAGATGTTCGACGAACTGGTGTCGATCGCCAAAGAGCGGATCACCAACAAGCCGCTCAAGAAGCTGGTGCTCGGGCTGTTGAATGACAACCGCGAGGCACTGGTCTCACTGCCGGCGGCGACGCGCAATCATCACTGTTACATCGCCGGCTATCTGGAACATGTGCTCAGCGTGACCCGAACGGCGGTCTATTTCGCCGACAAGTACGACGAGTACTACGCCGACATGCAGCCCCGGCTTGACAAGGGGCTGGTCGCGGCGGGAGCGATTTTGCACGACATCGGCAAACTGCGCGAGATCGCCTGGCAGCCCGGCGGGGCCGAGTACACGGCCTCGGGGACGTTGGTCGGTCACATTCTGCAAGGACGCGACATCATTCGCGAGGCGGCCGCCGCGCAAGCCGCCGATGGTGCGCCGGTTGACGCCGAGACGCTGTTGCGGCTTGAACACGTGATCGTCTCGCATCAATCGCGCCCCGAGTGGGGCTCGCCCAAGCCGCCGTCCACGCCCGAGGCGTTGCTGGTCCATTACGCCGACGACGTGGACGCCAAGTACCACATGATCTACGTGGCGCTGCGTGATGAGCCGAACAACGGGCCGATCACGTCGACCAAGAACCAATTGCATCAGAAGCTCTACCGCGGCGGCGGGGTCGAATAG
- the galE gene encoding UDP-glucose 4-epimerase GalE → MNILVVGGAGYVGSHAARVIAAAGHSVWVYDNLIYGHRGAVAPGRLIEGSLHERAKLVSVLREKQIDAVMHFAAFALVGESVVDPARYYENNIIGSVSLLEAMRETSVRRIVFSSTTATYGVPQVVPITEDEPQKPINPYGFTKLVIEQALADYTAAYGFSYAALRYFNASGASPDGEIGEDHTPESHLIPVVLQVALGQRPHISVFGDDYPTADGTCIRDYVHVNDLASAHLLALAQLQPGVQLKLNLGTGRGYSVREVIDTCRQVTGHPIPEVKGPRRAGDPPELVADATRAREQLGWKPQFAELRSIVETAWRWHKSHPHGYNDR, encoded by the coding sequence ATGAACATTCTGGTAGTTGGCGGCGCCGGCTACGTCGGCAGCCACGCGGCCCGCGTGATCGCGGCCGCCGGGCACTCGGTCTGGGTTTATGACAATCTGATCTATGGCCATCGTGGCGCGGTCGCGCCGGGCCGGCTGATCGAAGGCTCGCTCCACGAACGGGCCAAGCTGGTCAGTGTGCTCCGCGAGAAGCAGATCGACGCGGTGATGCACTTCGCCGCCTTTGCCCTGGTCGGCGAAAGCGTGGTCGACCCGGCCCGTTACTACGAGAACAACATCATCGGCAGCGTGTCGCTCTTGGAAGCAATGCGCGAAACGAGCGTGCGGCGGATCGTCTTCTCGAGCACCACGGCCACCTACGGGGTGCCCCAAGTCGTCCCTATCACGGAAGACGAGCCCCAGAAGCCGATCAACCCGTATGGCTTCACCAAGCTGGTCATCGAGCAGGCTTTGGCCGACTACACGGCCGCCTATGGCTTCAGCTACGCGGCCTTGCGGTACTTCAACGCCTCGGGCGCCAGCCCCGACGGCGAGATCGGCGAAGATCACACGCCCGAGTCGCACCTGATTCCGGTCGTGCTGCAAGTGGCGCTGGGGCAGCGGCCGCACATTTCCGTGTTTGGCGACGATTACCCGACGGCCGATGGAACCTGCATTCGCGATTACGTCCACGTCAACGATCTGGCCAGCGCCCACTTGTTGGCCCTGGCCCAGTTGCAACCCGGCGTGCAGTTGAAGCTGAATCTCGGCACCGGCCGCGGCTACAGCGTGCGCGAAGTGATCGACACGTGCCGCCAGGTCACCGGCCACCCGATCCCCGAAGTCAAAGGCCCGCGCCGCGCCGGCGACCCTCCCGAACTGGTGGCCGACGCCACCCGGGCGCGCGAGCAACTGGGGTGGAAGCCCCAATTCGCCGAGCTGCGATCGATTGTCGAAACCGCCTGGCGCTGGCACAAATCGCATCCCCACGGCTACAACGACCGGTAA
- the xerD gene encoding site-specific tyrosine recombinase XerD, whose product MPRSAPQKPTTKPAAKIAGTAPAEHYLARAFTAYLQSECHLSANTVAAYRRDLRRFNVWLAGRKFEKLGVRELADYASWLNEQQLAAASLARHLVSLKMFFRYLQLEGMLKDNPVELLGSQKLWERIPSVLTPRQVDALLAAPRGADPWWRRDRAMLELLYATGCRASELVGLRERDMHLTESYCLCHGKGDKQRLVPLGKRAIEAVRLYLAEERPRLTAQGAATAQHVLLSRSGRPLRRERLWELVTRYARRIGAPAGVSPHTLRHSFATHLLAGGADLRMVQEMLGHASIATTQIYTHVDTSRLKAVHAKFHPRG is encoded by the coding sequence ATGCCCCGCTCCGCTCCCCAGAAGCCCACCACGAAGCCCGCCGCCAAGATCGCCGGCACGGCCCCGGCCGAGCATTATCTGGCCCGGGCCTTCACGGCGTACTTGCAGAGCGAGTGCCATCTGTCGGCTAATACCGTGGCCGCCTACCGGCGCGACTTGCGTCGGTTCAACGTCTGGCTCGCCGGGCGCAAGTTCGAAAAGCTGGGCGTCCGCGAACTGGCCGACTATGCCAGTTGGCTGAACGAGCAGCAACTGGCGGCGGCCAGCCTGGCCCGGCACCTGGTCTCGCTCAAGATGTTCTTCCGCTACCTGCAGTTGGAAGGGATGTTGAAGGATAACCCAGTCGAACTGCTCGGCAGCCAGAAACTCTGGGAGCGGATTCCCTCGGTGCTGACGCCGCGACAGGTCGACGCGCTGCTGGCGGCCCCGCGTGGCGCCGATCCCTGGTGGCGGCGCGACCGGGCGATGCTCGAACTGCTCTATGCCACCGGCTGTCGAGCCAGCGAGCTAGTCGGACTGCGCGAGCGGGACATGCATCTGACCGAGAGCTACTGCTTGTGCCACGGCAAGGGGGACAAGCAGCGACTGGTGCCGCTGGGCAAGCGCGCCATCGAAGCGGTGCGGCTGTACCTGGCCGAAGAGCGACCACGCTTGACGGCGCAAGGAGCGGCGACGGCGCAACATGTCTTGCTGTCGCGCAGCGGCCGGCCCTTGCGGCGCGAGCGATTGTGGGAGCTGGTCACGCGCTATGCGCGGCGGATTGGCGCGCCCGCCGGCGTCAGCCCTCACACGCTGCGCCACAGCTTTGCCACGCATCTCTTGGCGGGCGGGGCGGACCTGCGGATGGTGCAAGAGATGCTCGGCCACGCCAGCATCGCCACGACGCAAATCTACACCCACGTCGATACGTCGCGGCTCAAAGCAGTCCACGCGAAGTTTCACCCGCGTGGGTGA
- the miaB gene encoding tRNA (N6-isopentenyl adenosine(37)-C2)-methylthiotransferase MiaB — protein sequence MAKKLYIETVGCQMNMLDSELVVASLRKEGYELVNVAADADTILFNTCSVRQHAEDKIYSALGRLRLTKHQHPDKVIGILGCMAQKDQQLIFDRAPFVDLVVGPGQLHQVPQLIAEVQAGGGQKLEVSLDRTEGSRHEVEESFESYDPLRDPEMRPTPFQAFVRIMIGCDKFCTYCIVPMVRGPEQSRPPQQIIAEVAKLAAEGCREITLLGQTVNSYRFKSGERTWRLSDLLVALHDIAGIERIKFVTNFPKDMTDDLLQAVRDLPKCSRYLHVPAQSGSNAVLKRMKRLYTVEDYREMHDRIRETIPGAAVTSDFIVGFCGETDDDFAATAQLVRDLRFKNSFIFKYSERTGTKAADMFPDDVPEDVKRQRNIDLLAIQDQISLEDNLPLIGQQVQVLVEGPSKLARKQQAEGELLQLTGRTQCDRIVVFNGNRRQVGQILPVVVQDADAFTLFAAVATQHVGPEVYTLDSKF from the coding sequence ATGGCCAAGAAGCTCTACATCGAAACCGTCGGCTGCCAGATGAACATGCTCGACAGCGAGCTGGTCGTGGCCAGTCTGCGCAAAGAGGGCTACGAGTTGGTCAACGTAGCCGCCGACGCCGACACCATTCTGTTCAACACCTGCAGCGTCCGGCAGCACGCCGAAGACAAGATCTACAGCGCCCTCGGGCGCTTGCGTCTGACCAAGCATCAGCACCCGGACAAGGTGATCGGCATCCTAGGTTGCATGGCCCAGAAGGACCAGCAGCTGATCTTTGATCGCGCCCCGTTTGTCGATCTGGTGGTTGGTCCCGGCCAACTGCACCAAGTGCCGCAACTGATTGCCGAAGTGCAAGCCGGCGGCGGCCAAAAGCTGGAAGTCAGCTTGGACCGGACCGAAGGCTCGCGGCACGAAGTCGAGGAAAGCTTCGAAAGCTACGATCCGCTGCGCGATCCCGAGATGCGGCCGACGCCGTTCCAGGCCTTTGTGCGGATCATGATCGGTTGCGACAAGTTCTGCACTTACTGCATTGTGCCGATGGTGCGCGGGCCCGAGCAAAGCCGGCCGCCGCAACAGATCATTGCCGAGGTCGCCAAGCTGGCCGCCGAAGGCTGCCGCGAGATTACGCTGCTGGGCCAGACGGTGAACAGCTACCGCTTCAAGAGCGGCGAGCGGACGTGGCGGCTCAGCGATTTGCTGGTGGCGCTCCACGACATTGCCGGCATCGAGCGGATCAAGTTCGTCACGAACTTTCCCAAGGACATGACCGACGACCTGCTGCAAGCGGTTCGCGATCTGCCCAAGTGCTCGCGCTATTTGCACGTCCCGGCACAGAGCGGCTCGAACGCCGTGCTGAAGCGGATGAAGCGGCTGTATACCGTCGAAGATTACCGCGAAATGCACGACCGGATTCGCGAGACGATTCCCGGCGCGGCCGTGACCAGCGACTTTATCGTCGGCTTTTGTGGCGAGACGGACGACGATTTCGCCGCCACGGCCCAACTAGTGCGCGACCTGCGGTTCAAGAACAGCTTTATCTTCAAGTACAGCGAGCGAACCGGCACCAAGGCAGCCGACATGTTCCCCGACGACGTCCCCGAGGACGTCAAACGCCAGCGAAACATCGATTTGCTGGCGATCCAGGACCAGATCAGCCTGGAGGACAACCTGCCGCTGATCGGCCAGCAGGTCCAGGTTTTGGTCGAAGGCCCCAGCAAGCTGGCCCGCAAGCAGCAGGCCGAGGGGGAACTGCTGCAACTGACCGGCCGGACTCAATGCGACCGGATCGTGGTTTTCAACGGAAATCGCCGGCAGGTTGGCCAAATCTTACCGGTCGTGGTACAAGATGCCGACGCGTTTACGCTTTTTGCCGCGGTCGCCACGCAACACGTCGGCCCGGAAGTGTATACTCTGGACAGCAAGTTTTAA
- a CDS encoding bifunctional [glutamate--ammonia ligase]-adenylyl-L-tyrosine phosphorylase/[glutamate--ammonia-ligase] adenylyltransferase — MRSDELTQLLDDPAAADRWLGRCGLEDLRRAQANLQHMAQGGLTLDLLADICGQLAEHLPGLSDPDRALNNLERFVAAARNPLSLGSLLERDRQALPILLQIFSSSQHLSDVLVADQESYDLLRMTEGQPVERNTLVDELCTEVLALNSETAVMATLRRYKRRETLRIAYGDLIRAHRLEVVTEQISYLADAMVEAALRFARRKLEQRRGHPTTTDGRPAGFVALGLGKLGGTELNYSSDIDLVFLYECDGRTNGPQPTSNAEFFDRLARDTLRLLTEVTPLGNAYRIDLRLRPEGESGPLVHSLERTMRYYDLMGRTWERQAFVKARVVAGDAELGARFLDYLEPWVYRRYLGLADITGIKALKRRIERRTLLEGDDRRNVKTGRGGIRDIEFAIQFLQLLNGGDLPSLRVGNTLAAIGQLEAVGCLTHQERQLLEEHYAFLRKIEHRLQIMFDLQTHVLPDDQAELRRLALRMGYSHAPERSALAAFEEDYQTKTELNRKILDHLLHDAFGDDAETEPEVDLVLDPAPDRQRIAEVLGRHGFRDVTLAYKNLTALATEKIRYLSTRRCRHFLAAIAPRLIRAISATSDPDRTLITLEQVSDSLGGKGVLWELFSFNPPSMNLYVELCASAPYLSSILITNPGMIDELMDSLVLNKLPTRADLRATLAEVARGAVDLEPILHSFKNTQQLRVGVRNILGKEEIQSTTGALSDIAETCLERIIEHEYARLAEKLGEPTIGGEVRTGQKCELIVLAMGKLGGRELNYHSDLDLVFLYEADGATFHPRRSTRSGETTSNQHFFGELGTRVIKAASRLGPYGRLYDIDARLRPTGRSGTLATSFAEFERYFTEGLGQLWERQALCKARVVWGAKPAAEQALALVHQAAFSSCLRPGDSELIRQMRHRIEAAASPRNLKRGRGGICDIDFLVQLLQLRYAGEQPELRQPSTTLALAALYQSGRLSADDYEFLMASYRFLRTVELRLRLMSTTARDALPDDGAELDRLARALGLLSRSELEAEVSRYTEENRRRFEQLVATTEPQPA, encoded by the coding sequence ATGCGCTCTGATGAACTGACCCAATTGTTGGACGACCCGGCGGCGGCTGACCGCTGGCTGGGGCGATGTGGCCTGGAAGACCTGCGCCGCGCGCAGGCCAACTTGCAGCACATGGCCCAGGGTGGCCTGACGCTCGATTTGCTGGCCGACATCTGTGGCCAACTGGCCGAGCACCTGCCGGGCCTGAGCGACCCGGATCGCGCGTTGAACAACCTCGAGCGGTTCGTGGCTGCGGCGCGCAACCCCCTGTCGCTTGGTTCGCTCTTGGAGCGCGATCGTCAGGCGCTGCCGATCCTGCTGCAAATCTTCTCGTCGAGCCAGCATCTCAGCGACGTCCTGGTCGCCGATCAGGAAAGCTACGACCTGCTGCGGATGACCGAGGGGCAGCCGGTCGAGCGCAACACGCTGGTCGACGAGCTATGCACCGAGGTCTTGGCGCTGAATAGCGAAACCGCCGTGATGGCGACTTTGCGACGCTACAAGCGGCGCGAGACGCTGCGCATTGCCTACGGCGACCTGATCCGAGCCCATCGACTGGAAGTGGTCACCGAACAGATTTCCTACCTGGCCGACGCCATGGTCGAAGCGGCCCTGCGTTTTGCCCGCCGCAAGCTGGAACAGCGCCGTGGCCATCCCACGACGACCGATGGTCGACCGGCTGGGTTCGTCGCGCTGGGGCTGGGCAAGTTGGGCGGCACGGAGCTGAACTATTCGAGCGACATTGACCTGGTGTTTCTGTACGAATGCGACGGCCGCACCAACGGCCCGCAACCGACGAGCAACGCCGAATTCTTCGATCGGCTGGCGCGCGACACGCTGCGATTGTTGACGGAAGTGACGCCCTTGGGGAACGCCTACCGTATCGACCTCCGCTTGCGCCCCGAAGGGGAAAGCGGCCCGCTGGTCCACAGCCTGGAACGGACCATGCGCTACTACGACCTCATGGGTCGCACCTGGGAGCGCCAGGCGTTCGTCAAAGCACGCGTCGTGGCCGGCGACGCAGAATTGGGGGCGCGGTTTCTCGATTACCTGGAACCCTGGGTCTATCGGCGTTACTTGGGGCTGGCCGATATCACTGGCATCAAGGCGCTGAAGCGCCGCATCGAGCGCCGCACGCTGTTGGAAGGGGACGACCGGCGCAACGTCAAAACCGGCCGCGGCGGCATTCGCGACATTGAATTCGCGATCCAGTTCTTGCAGTTGCTTAACGGCGGCGATTTGCCGTCATTGCGCGTCGGCAACACGTTGGCCGCGATCGGACAACTGGAAGCGGTCGGCTGCTTGACTCACCAGGAGCGGCAACTGCTCGAAGAGCACTACGCCTTTCTGCGCAAGATCGAACATCGGCTGCAGATCATGTTCGACTTGCAGACCCACGTTCTGCCCGACGACCAGGCCGAGCTGCGCCGGCTGGCCTTGCGCATGGGTTACAGCCACGCGCCCGAGCGGTCGGCGCTGGCCGCGTTCGAGGAAGACTACCAGACCAAGACCGAGTTGAACCGGAAGATCCTCGATCACCTGCTGCACGACGCATTTGGCGACGACGCCGAGACCGAGCCCGAGGTCGATCTAGTCCTCGACCCGGCCCCCGATCGACAGCGGATCGCCGAAGTGCTGGGCCGGCACGGTTTCCGTGATGTGACGCTGGCCTACAAGAACCTGACCGCCCTGGCAACCGAAAAGATTCGCTATCTGTCGACGCGCCGCTGTCGCCACTTTCTGGCGGCCATTGCGCCGCGGCTGATTCGCGCGATCAGCGCCACGTCGGACCCGGATCGGACGTTGATCACCCTGGAGCAAGTCAGCGACTCGCTCGGCGGCAAGGGGGTGCTGTGGGAACTGTTCAGTTTCAATCCGCCGTCGATGAACTTGTACGTAGAACTTTGCGCGTCGGCGCCGTACTTGTCGAGCATTTTGATCACCAACCCGGGCATGATCGACGAGCTGATGGACAGCCTGGTGCTGAACAAGCTACCGACGCGGGCCGATCTGCGAGCCACGCTGGCCGAAGTGGCCCGCGGCGCGGTCGACCTGGAACCGATCTTGCACAGCTTCAAGAACACGCAACAACTTCGGGTCGGCGTGCGGAACATCCTGGGCAAGGAAGAAATCCAGTCCACGACGGGGGCCCTGTCGGACATTGCCGAGACGTGCCTCGAGCGGATCATCGAACACGAATACGCTCGCTTGGCCGAAAAACTGGGCGAGCCAACCATCGGCGGCGAGGTTCGCACTGGTCAGAAGTGCGAACTGATCGTGCTGGCCATGGGCAAGCTCGGCGGGCGCGAGCTGAACTACCACAGCGATCTGGATCTGGTTTTCTTGTACGAAGCGGATGGGGCCACGTTTCACCCGCGCCGCAGCACGCGCAGCGGCGAGACCACGAGCAATCAGCATTTCTTCGGCGAGCTCGGCACCCGCGTGATCAAGGCCGCCTCGCGATTGGGCCCCTATGGCCGACTCTATGACATCGATGCCCGCCTTAGACCGACGGGGCGCAGCGGCACCCTGGCCACGTCGTTCGCCGAGTTCGAGCGTTACTTCACCGAAGGGCTGGGGCAACTTTGGGAGCGTCAGGCGCTGTGCAAAGCGCGCGTCGTCTGGGGCGCCAAGCCAGCGGCCGAGCAAGCCCTGGCCCTGGTTCACCAGGCGGCTTTCAGCAGCTGTCTGCGCCCCGGCGACTCGGAACTGATTCGCCAAATGCGCCACCGCATCGAGGCAGCCGCCTCGCCACGCAACCTGAAGCGCGGCCGCGGCGGCATCTGTGACATCGACTTCCTGGTTCAACTGCTGCAACTGCGCTATGCCGGCGAGCAGCCCGAGCTGCGCCAGCCGAGCACGACGCTGGCGCTGGCGGCGTTGTATCAGTCTGGTCGGCTGTCGGCTGACGACTATGAATTCCTGATGGCCAGCTATCGGTTCCTGCGAACCGTCGAGTTGCGATTGAGGCTGATGAGCACGACGGCCCGCGATGCCTTGCCCGACGACGGCGCCGAACTAGACCGGCTGGCGCGCGCGCTGGGGCTGTTGAGCCGCAGTGAACTCGAAGCGGAAGTCAGCCGCTACACCGAAGAGAACCGACGCCGCTTCGAGCAACTGGTCGCCACCACCGAGCCGCAACCGGCTTAA
- a CDS encoding Tm-1-like ATP-binding domain-containing protein: MNASIYAIATFDTKGHELAYVAARLRALGAPVVTVDVGTLNTPVVVPDVLRERVRKHLPAARRQADAAPGDRAAAIAEMSAALVEFLRDEFAAGRVAGAMGLGGGGGTSLIAPALRILPIGVPKLLVSTMAAGNVAPYVGASDLVMMHSVLDVAGLNSVSRRILANAAHAMYGMVVHSSAEVNERPTVAMTMFGVTTPCVERVRVQLEARGFDPLVFHATGAGGRAMEQLIDAGLVVGVLDITTTEIADELFGGVLSAGPARLDAALERRIPQVLSVGALDMVNFGGRETVPDKHASRRLHAHNAQVTLIRTTVDENRAIGRWMVDKLRGATSPIVVLLPEGGVSAIDAPGQPFHDPAADAALFETLEEGLREHPYCRVLRVSAHINDATFADRAVNEFMNLWLATKPSS; encoded by the coding sequence TTGAACGCCTCGATCTACGCCATTGCCACCTTCGACACCAAGGGGCACGAGCTGGCCTATGTGGCCGCGCGGCTCCGCGCCCTGGGCGCGCCGGTCGTGACCGTCGATGTCGGCACCCTGAACACACCCGTCGTCGTGCCCGACGTGTTGCGAGAGCGGGTGAGGAAGCATCTGCCGGCGGCGCGGCGGCAGGCCGACGCGGCGCCTGGCGATCGGGCGGCCGCGATCGCCGAAATGTCGGCGGCGCTGGTCGAGTTTCTGCGCGACGAATTTGCCGCCGGTCGCGTGGCGGGTGCGATGGGCCTGGGAGGCGGAGGGGGCACGTCGCTGATCGCGCCGGCGCTGAGGATTTTGCCGATCGGCGTGCCTAAGCTGCTCGTCTCGACGATGGCGGCCGGCAATGTCGCCCCCTACGTTGGTGCCAGCGACCTGGTGATGATGCACTCGGTCCTGGACGTGGCGGGGCTGAACAGTGTGTCGCGGCGGATTCTGGCCAACGCGGCCCACGCCATGTACGGCATGGTTGTACACAGCTCGGCCGAGGTGAACGAACGCCCGACGGTGGCCATGACGATGTTCGGCGTGACCACTCCCTGTGTCGAGCGGGTCCGCGTGCAACTCGAAGCGCGGGGGTTCGACCCCCTGGTGTTTCACGCCACCGGCGCCGGCGGTCGGGCAATGGAGCAACTGATCGACGCGGGACTGGTGGTGGGCGTGCTCGACATCACCACCACGGAAATCGCCGACGAGTTGTTCGGCGGCGTGTTGTCGGCGGGGCCGGCCCGGCTCGACGCGGCGCTCGAACGCAGGATTCCGCAGGTGCTCAGCGTCGGCGCGCTCGACATGGTCAACTTTGGCGGGCGAGAGACTGTACCGGATAAACATGCGTCGCGCCGACTGCACGCCCACAACGCGCAAGTCACGTTGATACGCACGACGGTGGACGAAAATCGCGCGATTGGGCGGTGGATGGTCGACAAGCTGCGCGGGGCGACGAGTCCGATCGTGGTGCTGCTGCCCGAGGGGGGCGTGTCGGCCATCGACGCGCCGGGGCAGCCGTTCCACGACCCGGCGGCCGACGCGGCGTTGTTCGAGACGCTGGAAGAAGGATTGCGCGAGCATCCATACTGTCGCGTGCTGCGTGTCTCGGCCCACATCAACGACGCCACGTTCGCCGACCGCGCGGTGAACGAGTTCATGAACCTCTGGCTGGCGACCAAGCCAAGTTCTTGA
- a CDS encoding non-heme iron oxygenase ferredoxin subunit — translation MSEFVPVAKVSEVPDPGRVVVEVDERLIVLLHVSGEFFAIDDVCTHDGGPLSEGTLDDHTIACPRHGAKFDIRTGRALTMPATQPTMAHDVRVEGGQVFVRCRHGHPG, via the coding sequence ATGTCGGAATTTGTTCCCGTTGCCAAGGTCAGCGAAGTGCCTGATCCAGGGCGCGTGGTCGTGGAAGTCGACGAGCGTTTGATCGTGCTGCTGCACGTCAGCGGCGAATTCTTCGCCATCGACGACGTTTGCACCCATGACGGCGGCCCGTTGAGCGAAGGCACGCTGGACGATCACACCATCGCCTGTCCGCGACACGGCGCCAAGTTCGACATCCGCACGGGTCGGGCGTTGACCATGCCGGCCACGCAGCCGACCATGGCGCATGATGTGCGAGTGGAAGGGGGGCAAGTGTTCGTCCGCTGCCGCCACGGGCACCCAGGTTAG
- a CDS encoding metal-sulfur cluster assembly factor, with protein sequence MPITEDAVREALKTVVDPELFVNIVDLGLVYTVTIADPDAEGKANVGIEMTMTSPACPAGPQLLQGSKDALSRIEGVGLVEVKLVMTPPWTPDRMTEEARDQLGIF encoded by the coding sequence ATGCCTATCACCGAAGACGCCGTGCGCGAAGCGCTGAAGACCGTGGTTGATCCTGAACTGTTCGTGAACATCGTCGACTTGGGGCTGGTCTACACGGTGACCATTGCCGACCCTGACGCCGAGGGGAAAGCGAACGTGGGGATCGAGATGACGATGACCAGCCCGGCCTGCCCGGCGGGCCCCCAGTTGCTACAAGGCTCGAAAGACGCCTTGTCGCGGATCGAAGGCGTGGGCCTGGTGGAAGTCAAACTGGTGATGACGCCCCCCTGGACGCCCGACCGGATGACCGAAGAAGCCCGGGATCAACTCGGCATCTTCTAA